Proteins encoded together in one Macadamia integrifolia cultivar HAES 741 chromosome 8, SCU_Mint_v3, whole genome shotgun sequence window:
- the LOC122085854 gene encoding transcription elongation factor SPT6 homolog isoform X2 has translation MGGRTVVSDDEDDVAEEEEEREVEEVDAEGDAEEADVEERNEDEDEDDDEEGQDEYEKDGFIVDDVDEEEEQEEEEEEREDSDKERQKKKKRKKRESEKNYVLDEDDYELLQDNNAPGFQRLKPGSKKFKRLKKAGRDSEQEERFGFSDEEALDETGRSGRTAEEKLKRSLFGDDEGAPLEDIAEEEEPPEEEDDDGDMGDEDEMADFIVHEEEEFDENGAPVRRKKPKRKKLRQAPGVSSAALQEAHDIFGDVEDLLDRRKRSLEKGSRLDEVGEWKEKRLEDEFEPFVLTEKYMTEKDNQIREIDVPERIQLSEESTGPPPTDGLSIEEASSWIHNQLLTNMVSLPGMKTLTEGSNEDGLDIIKRIRKEDIVRFLEMLHVQKYDIPFIAMYRKEACPTLLGGPVQDEAEGGEGDNAHKKPRIKWHKVLWLIKDLDRKWLVLQKRKNALQLYYNKRYEEETRRIYDETRLSLNQQLFESITNSLKTAESEREVDDVDSKFNLHFPPGEVGVEEGQFKRPKRKSLYSVCSKAGLWEVASKFGYNSEEIGLHMTLEKMRDNIDNDAKDTPEEIASNFTCAMFETPQAVLKGARHMAAVEICCEPCVRKHVRNTYMAKAVVSTSPTPAGNAAIDPFHQFAGVKWLHEKPLVKFEDAQWLLIQKAEEEKLLVVTIKLPAYELNKLVREANDSYLSDGVSKSAQLWNEQRKLILQDALSNFLLPSMEKEARSLLTARAKNWLLMEYGKNLWNKVSVAPYQRKESDIAADDEAAPRVMACCWGPGKPSTTFVMLDSSGEVLDVLYTGSLSIKSQNANDQQRKKNGQQRVLKFMTDHQPQVVVLGAVNLSCTRLKDDIYEIIFKMVEEYPRDVGQEMDNLVVVYADESLPRLYENSRVSSDQLPGQPGIVKRAAALGRYLQNPLAMVGTLCGPAREILSWKLSPLEHFLTPDEKYMMVEQVMVDATNQVGIDINLAVSHEWLFAPLQFVAGLGPRKAASLQRALVRAGAIFSRKELTLNGLKKKVFINAVGFLRVHRSGLASNSSHIIHLLDDTRIHPESYEIATEMAKEVYKHEVEVDDESNDLDEDVQEMAIEHVRENPKVLKTLDLEEYATSKELTDKLQTLNDIKMELLHGFQDWRNPYQEPSQDEEFYIISGETEETLAEGRLVQATVSRVQAQRAFCVLESGLSGMLHREDFSDDPIVNLTEHLNEGEILTCKIRSIQKHKYQVFLTCKERELRSNSYQSSRSRDPYYREDPSSLQSEQEKARKEELAKKHFKPRMIVHPRFQNITADEAMEFLSDKDVGEAIIRPSSRGPSFLTLTLKIYDGVYAHKDIVEGGKEHKDITSLLRLGKTLKIGHDTFEDLDEVMDRYVDPLVTHLKAMLSYRKFKKGSKAEIDDLLRIEKSEHPMRIVYCFGICHEHPGTFILSYIRSTNPHHEYIGLYPKGFRFRQKDFEDIDRLVAYFQRHIDDPPPGSTPSIRSVAAMVPMKSPATGGSSGGVSVGSGWGGSQASNDGGWRGHSYSDRERSSTPGSRTGRNDYRNGGDRHGHPSGVPRPYGGRGRGRGSYNGRGNDSSNERLDSSYGSSRWGSGSKDGDDGWNNFPGAKVQNSPGREAFPGGWGGGGGGSAGGDGTVDPGSDVRNSGWGDGPKKSGSAQPAANGWSGSSAGGWTGGGGGGSGW, from the exons ATGGGGGGAAGAACTGTAGTCTCTGACGATGAAG ATGATGTtgcagaggaggaagaagagagggaagttGAAGAAGTTGATGCAGAAGGTGATGCTGAAGAAGCAGACGTTGAGGAGAGGaacgaagacgaagacgaagatgaTGATG AAGAGGGGCAGGATGAATATGAGAAGGATGGGTTTATCGTAGATGATGTggatgaagaggaagaacaggaagaggaagaagaagaaagggaagacaGTGATAAAGAgaggcaaaagaagaagaagaggaaaaagag AGAATCAGAGAAGAATTATGTTCTTGATGAAGATGACTATGAATTGCTTCAGGACAACAATGCTCCGGGTTTCCAGCGCCTGAAACCT GGTAGCAAAAAGTTTAAGCGTTTAAAAAAGGCTGGTAGAGACAGTGAACAGGAAGAGCGATTTGGATTTTCTGACGAGGAAGCACTTGATGAAACTGGTCGGAGTGGGCGAACTGCAGAGGAAAAGCTTAAGCGCAGCTTATTTGGGGATGATGAAG GAGCACCTCTTGAGGATATCGCTGAAGAGGAAGAACCaccagaggaagaagatgatgatggggATATGGGTGATGAGGATGAAATGGCAGATTTTATTGTGcatgaggaagaagaatttGATGAAAATGGAGCTCCTGTGAG ACGTAAGAagccaaaaagaaagaagctgAGGCAGGCTCCTGGAGTTTCATCAGCTGCACTGCAGGAAGCTCATGATATATTTGGTGATGTTGAAGACCTCTTGGATCGTCGCAAGAGAAGTCTTGAGAAGGGTAGTAGGCTTGATGAAGTTGGTGAATGGAAGGAAAAACGGTTGGAGGATGAATTTGAACCATTCGTCCTTACAGAGAAGTACATGACTGAGAAGGATAATCAGATAAGAGAAATTGATGTGCCAGAGAGAATACAG TTATCTGAGGAAAGCACTGGGCCACCTCCAACTGATGGGCTGAGTATAGAAGAAGCGAGCAGTTGGATACACAACCAGCTTCTTACCAATATGGTATCCTTACCTGGGATGAAGACGCTTACTGAAGGAAGTAATGAGGATGGCCTTGatataataaaaagaataaggaaGGAAGACATTGTAAGGTTTTTGGAGATGCTGCATGTGCAGAAGTATGAT ATTCCTTTTATTGCTATGTATCGGAAAGAGGCTTGCCCAACTCTGTTGGGAGGACCAGTGCAAGATGAGGCAGAAGGTGGCGAGGGGGATAATGCACACAAGAAACCTAGAATAAAGTGGCACAAG GTCTTGTGGCTCATCAAGGATTTAGACCGGAAATGGCTAGTTCTTCAGAAGCGGAAGAATGCTCTTCAGTTGTATTATAACAAGCGCTATGAAGAGGAGACTCGTAGGATATATGATGAAACAAGGCTGTCTTTGAATCAGCAGCTCTTTGAGTCAATTACCAATTCTCTCAAGACTGCTGAATCAGAAAGAGAGGTTGATGATGTTGACTCAAAGTTTAATCTGCATTTCCCTCCAGGCGAAGTGGGCGTAGAAGAAGGACAATTTAAAAGGCCAAAGAGAAAATCCCTATACAGTGTATGTAGTAAGGCTGGTCTTTGGGAGGTTGCCAGCAAGTTCGGTTACAACTCTGAGGAGATTGGATTGCATATGACTTTAGAAAAAATG AGAGACAACATAGACAATGATGCAAAAGACACTCCAGAGGAAATAGCTTCCAATTTCACATGTGCAATGTTTGAAACTCCTCAGGCTGTGCTTAAAGGCGCCAGGCACATG GCAGCAGTGGAGATCTGTTGTGAGCCATGTGTCCGGAAACACGTTCGTAATACTTATATGGCAAAAGCTGTTGTCTCCACAAGTCCTACACCTGCGGGTAATGCGGCTATAGATCCTTTTCATCAATTTGCAGGAGTAAAGTGGTTACACGAGAAGCCACTGGTGAAATTTGAGGATGCTCAGTGGCTTTTAATCCAGAAGGCTGAAGAAGAAAAACTCCTGGTGGTAACTATTAAGTTGCCAGCATATGAGCTAAACAAGTTAGTAAGAGAGGCTAATGATTCGTATCTCAGTGATGGTGTCAGTAAATCTGCTCAACTTTGGAATGAGCAGCGCAAGTTGATCTTGCAAGATGCGCTCtccaattttcttcttccttccatgGAGAAGGAAGCTCGTTCACTGTTGACTGCTAGAGCAAAAAACTGGCTGCTTATGGAATATGGGAAGAACTTGTGGAACAAGGTCTCTGTTGCACCATATCAACGGAAGGAAAGTGATATTGCTGCTGATGATGAAGCTGCACCAAGGGTCATGGCGTGCTGTTGGGGTCCTGGTAAGCCATCAACTACCTTCGTGATGTTGGATTCATCGGGTGAAGTTCTGGATGTGTTATATACGGGGTCTCTCAGCATTAAATCTCAGAATGCTAATGATCAGCAACGGAAGAAAAATGGCCAACAACGTGTCCTGAAGTTCATGACCGACCACCAACCACAAGTGGTGGTCCTAGGAGCTGTGAATTTGTCCTGCACACGGCTGAAGGATGATATTTATGAG ATTATCTTTAAGATGGTGGAGGAATATCCCAGAGATGTTGGTCAAGAGATGGACAATTTAGTTGTTGTTTATGCAGATGAATCTCTTCCTCGTCTTTATGAAAACTCACGGGTTTCTTCAGATCAGCTACCTGGTCAACCGG GCATTGTTAAACGTGCTGCAGCTCTTGGGCGTTACCTCCAAAATCCTTTGGCCATGGTTGGTACTCTATGTGGACCAGCAAGGGAGATTTTATCGTGGAAGCTCAGCCCTTTAGAGCACTTCTTGACTCCTGATGAGAAGTATATGATGGTTGAACAGGTGATGGTTGATGCCACCAACCAGGTAGGCATTGACATCAATTTAGCAGTTAGCCATGAGTGGCTCTTTGCTCCTTTGCAATTTGTTGCAGGTTTAGGACCTAGAAAAGCAGCTTCATTGCAGAGGGCATTAGTAAGAGCTGGTGCAATTTTCAGTCGAAAAGAGTTGACTCTTAATGGGCTTAAAAAGAAGGTATTCATCAATGCTGTTGGGTTTTTACGTGTGCATCGGAGTGGGCTTGCGAGTAATAGCAGCCACATTATACATCTGTTGGATGATACGAGAATTCATCCGGAGTCGTATGAAATTGCAACAGAAATGGCAAAGGAGGTTTATAAACATGAGGTGGAAGTAGATGATGAATCGAATGATTTAGATGAGGATGTGCAGGAAATGGCGATTGAGCATGTCAGAGAGAACCCAAAGGTGCTGAAAACCCTTGATCTTGAGGAATATGCTACATCCAAGGAATTAACTGATAAGCTCCAAACTCTAAATGATATAAAGATGGAACTGTTGCATGGGTTCCAAGACTGGCGCAATCCTTACCAAGAACCTAGTCAGGATGAGGAATTCTATATTATTTCTGGTGAAACTGAGGAAACCCTTGCTGAGGGCCGTCTTGTGCAGGCAACGGTTAGCAGGGTACAAGCACAACGCGCATTCTGTGTGCTTGAATCTGGTTTGAGTGGGATGCTTCATAGGGAGGACTTTTCAGATGATCCAATTGTTAATCTAACTGAGCATCTGAATGAGGGAGAAATACTAACTTGCAAGATTAGAAGTATTCAAAAGCACAAGTACCAGGTGTTTCTGACTTGCAAAGAGAGGGAGTTAAGAAGTAATTCATATCAAAGTTCTCGTAGCCGTGATCCCTACTACCGGGAAGACCCAAGCAGTTTACAGAGTGAGCAGGAGAAAGCTCGTAAGGAGGAGTTAGCAAAGAAGCATTTCAAGCCGAGAATGATTGTTCATCCCCGTTTCCAGAATATTACTGCCGATGAGGCCATGGAG TTCCTTTCCGACAAGGATGTTGGTGAAGCTATTATCCGTCCCAGTTCTAGAGGGCCATCTTTTCTTACTTTAACGTTGAAGATATATGACGGAGTTTATGCTCATAAAGATATAGTTGAAGGTGGGAAAGAACACAAGGATATCACAAGCTTGCTTCGTCTGGGGAAAACCTTAAAAATAGGTCATGACACTTTTGAGGATTTAGATGAG GTTATGGATCGTTATGTTGATCCACTGGTAACACACTTGAAGGCTATGCTTAGTTACCGCAAATTCAAGAAGGGGTCAAAGGCAGAGATTGATGACCTCTTAAGAATTGAGAAATCAGAACATCCAATGAGGATtgtttactgttttggcatttGTCATGAGCATCCTGGTACTTTCATTTTGTCCTATATACGAAGCACAAATCCTCATCACGAGTACATTGGGCTGTATCCCAAGGGATTCAGGTTTCGACAAAAAGATTTTGAGGACATAGACCGCCTTGTGGCATATTTCCAAAGACACATTGATGATCCCCCTCCGGGTTCGACGCCTTCAATTCGATCAGTTGCCGCTATGGTACCAATGAAGAGCCCTGCAACTGGAGGTTCCTCTGGAGGGGTGTCTGTAGGCAGTGGATGGGGGGGTTCGCAAGCTAGCAATGACGGTGGTTGGAGAGGTCATTCATATTCAGACAGAGAGAGATCTTCCACACCAGGTTCGAGAACAG
- the LOC122085854 gene encoding transcription elongation factor SPT6 homolog isoform X1 has protein sequence MGGRTVVSDDEDDVAEEEEEREVEEVDAEGDAEEADVEERNEDEDEDDDAEEGQDEYEKDGFIVDDVDEEEEQEEEEEEREDSDKERQKKKKRKKRESEKNYVLDEDDYELLQDNNAPGFQRLKPGSKKFKRLKKAGRDSEQEERFGFSDEEALDETGRSGRTAEEKLKRSLFGDDEGAPLEDIAEEEEPPEEEDDDGDMGDEDEMADFIVHEEEEFDENGAPVRRKKPKRKKLRQAPGVSSAALQEAHDIFGDVEDLLDRRKRSLEKGSRLDEVGEWKEKRLEDEFEPFVLTEKYMTEKDNQIREIDVPERIQLSEESTGPPPTDGLSIEEASSWIHNQLLTNMVSLPGMKTLTEGSNEDGLDIIKRIRKEDIVRFLEMLHVQKYDIPFIAMYRKEACPTLLGGPVQDEAEGGEGDNAHKKPRIKWHKVLWLIKDLDRKWLVLQKRKNALQLYYNKRYEEETRRIYDETRLSLNQQLFESITNSLKTAESEREVDDVDSKFNLHFPPGEVGVEEGQFKRPKRKSLYSVCSKAGLWEVASKFGYNSEEIGLHMTLEKMRDNIDNDAKDTPEEIASNFTCAMFETPQAVLKGARHMAAVEICCEPCVRKHVRNTYMAKAVVSTSPTPAGNAAIDPFHQFAGVKWLHEKPLVKFEDAQWLLIQKAEEEKLLVVTIKLPAYELNKLVREANDSYLSDGVSKSAQLWNEQRKLILQDALSNFLLPSMEKEARSLLTARAKNWLLMEYGKNLWNKVSVAPYQRKESDIAADDEAAPRVMACCWGPGKPSTTFVMLDSSGEVLDVLYTGSLSIKSQNANDQQRKKNGQQRVLKFMTDHQPQVVVLGAVNLSCTRLKDDIYEIIFKMVEEYPRDVGQEMDNLVVVYADESLPRLYENSRVSSDQLPGQPGIVKRAAALGRYLQNPLAMVGTLCGPAREILSWKLSPLEHFLTPDEKYMMVEQVMVDATNQVGIDINLAVSHEWLFAPLQFVAGLGPRKAASLQRALVRAGAIFSRKELTLNGLKKKVFINAVGFLRVHRSGLASNSSHIIHLLDDTRIHPESYEIATEMAKEVYKHEVEVDDESNDLDEDVQEMAIEHVRENPKVLKTLDLEEYATSKELTDKLQTLNDIKMELLHGFQDWRNPYQEPSQDEEFYIISGETEETLAEGRLVQATVSRVQAQRAFCVLESGLSGMLHREDFSDDPIVNLTEHLNEGEILTCKIRSIQKHKYQVFLTCKERELRSNSYQSSRSRDPYYREDPSSLQSEQEKARKEELAKKHFKPRMIVHPRFQNITADEAMEFLSDKDVGEAIIRPSSRGPSFLTLTLKIYDGVYAHKDIVEGGKEHKDITSLLRLGKTLKIGHDTFEDLDEVMDRYVDPLVTHLKAMLSYRKFKKGSKAEIDDLLRIEKSEHPMRIVYCFGICHEHPGTFILSYIRSTNPHHEYIGLYPKGFRFRQKDFEDIDRLVAYFQRHIDDPPPGSTPSIRSVAAMVPMKSPATGGSSGGVSVGSGWGGSQASNDGGWRGHSYSDRERSSTPGSRTGRNDYRNGGDRHGHPSGVPRPYGGRGRGRGSYNGRGNDSSNERLDSSYGSSRWGSGSKDGDDGWNNFPGAKVQNSPGREAFPGGWGGGGGGSAGGDGTVDPGSDVRNSGWGDGPKKSGSAQPAANGWSGSSAGGWTGGGGGGSGW, from the exons ATGGGGGGAAGAACTGTAGTCTCTGACGATGAAG ATGATGTtgcagaggaggaagaagagagggaagttGAAGAAGTTGATGCAGAAGGTGATGCTGAAGAAGCAGACGTTGAGGAGAGGaacgaagacgaagacgaagatgaTGATG CAGAAGAGGGGCAGGATGAATATGAGAAGGATGGGTTTATCGTAGATGATGTggatgaagaggaagaacaggaagaggaagaagaagaaagggaagacaGTGATAAAGAgaggcaaaagaagaagaagaggaaaaagag AGAATCAGAGAAGAATTATGTTCTTGATGAAGATGACTATGAATTGCTTCAGGACAACAATGCTCCGGGTTTCCAGCGCCTGAAACCT GGTAGCAAAAAGTTTAAGCGTTTAAAAAAGGCTGGTAGAGACAGTGAACAGGAAGAGCGATTTGGATTTTCTGACGAGGAAGCACTTGATGAAACTGGTCGGAGTGGGCGAACTGCAGAGGAAAAGCTTAAGCGCAGCTTATTTGGGGATGATGAAG GAGCACCTCTTGAGGATATCGCTGAAGAGGAAGAACCaccagaggaagaagatgatgatggggATATGGGTGATGAGGATGAAATGGCAGATTTTATTGTGcatgaggaagaagaatttGATGAAAATGGAGCTCCTGTGAG ACGTAAGAagccaaaaagaaagaagctgAGGCAGGCTCCTGGAGTTTCATCAGCTGCACTGCAGGAAGCTCATGATATATTTGGTGATGTTGAAGACCTCTTGGATCGTCGCAAGAGAAGTCTTGAGAAGGGTAGTAGGCTTGATGAAGTTGGTGAATGGAAGGAAAAACGGTTGGAGGATGAATTTGAACCATTCGTCCTTACAGAGAAGTACATGACTGAGAAGGATAATCAGATAAGAGAAATTGATGTGCCAGAGAGAATACAG TTATCTGAGGAAAGCACTGGGCCACCTCCAACTGATGGGCTGAGTATAGAAGAAGCGAGCAGTTGGATACACAACCAGCTTCTTACCAATATGGTATCCTTACCTGGGATGAAGACGCTTACTGAAGGAAGTAATGAGGATGGCCTTGatataataaaaagaataaggaaGGAAGACATTGTAAGGTTTTTGGAGATGCTGCATGTGCAGAAGTATGAT ATTCCTTTTATTGCTATGTATCGGAAAGAGGCTTGCCCAACTCTGTTGGGAGGACCAGTGCAAGATGAGGCAGAAGGTGGCGAGGGGGATAATGCACACAAGAAACCTAGAATAAAGTGGCACAAG GTCTTGTGGCTCATCAAGGATTTAGACCGGAAATGGCTAGTTCTTCAGAAGCGGAAGAATGCTCTTCAGTTGTATTATAACAAGCGCTATGAAGAGGAGACTCGTAGGATATATGATGAAACAAGGCTGTCTTTGAATCAGCAGCTCTTTGAGTCAATTACCAATTCTCTCAAGACTGCTGAATCAGAAAGAGAGGTTGATGATGTTGACTCAAAGTTTAATCTGCATTTCCCTCCAGGCGAAGTGGGCGTAGAAGAAGGACAATTTAAAAGGCCAAAGAGAAAATCCCTATACAGTGTATGTAGTAAGGCTGGTCTTTGGGAGGTTGCCAGCAAGTTCGGTTACAACTCTGAGGAGATTGGATTGCATATGACTTTAGAAAAAATG AGAGACAACATAGACAATGATGCAAAAGACACTCCAGAGGAAATAGCTTCCAATTTCACATGTGCAATGTTTGAAACTCCTCAGGCTGTGCTTAAAGGCGCCAGGCACATG GCAGCAGTGGAGATCTGTTGTGAGCCATGTGTCCGGAAACACGTTCGTAATACTTATATGGCAAAAGCTGTTGTCTCCACAAGTCCTACACCTGCGGGTAATGCGGCTATAGATCCTTTTCATCAATTTGCAGGAGTAAAGTGGTTACACGAGAAGCCACTGGTGAAATTTGAGGATGCTCAGTGGCTTTTAATCCAGAAGGCTGAAGAAGAAAAACTCCTGGTGGTAACTATTAAGTTGCCAGCATATGAGCTAAACAAGTTAGTAAGAGAGGCTAATGATTCGTATCTCAGTGATGGTGTCAGTAAATCTGCTCAACTTTGGAATGAGCAGCGCAAGTTGATCTTGCAAGATGCGCTCtccaattttcttcttccttccatgGAGAAGGAAGCTCGTTCACTGTTGACTGCTAGAGCAAAAAACTGGCTGCTTATGGAATATGGGAAGAACTTGTGGAACAAGGTCTCTGTTGCACCATATCAACGGAAGGAAAGTGATATTGCTGCTGATGATGAAGCTGCACCAAGGGTCATGGCGTGCTGTTGGGGTCCTGGTAAGCCATCAACTACCTTCGTGATGTTGGATTCATCGGGTGAAGTTCTGGATGTGTTATATACGGGGTCTCTCAGCATTAAATCTCAGAATGCTAATGATCAGCAACGGAAGAAAAATGGCCAACAACGTGTCCTGAAGTTCATGACCGACCACCAACCACAAGTGGTGGTCCTAGGAGCTGTGAATTTGTCCTGCACACGGCTGAAGGATGATATTTATGAG ATTATCTTTAAGATGGTGGAGGAATATCCCAGAGATGTTGGTCAAGAGATGGACAATTTAGTTGTTGTTTATGCAGATGAATCTCTTCCTCGTCTTTATGAAAACTCACGGGTTTCTTCAGATCAGCTACCTGGTCAACCGG GCATTGTTAAACGTGCTGCAGCTCTTGGGCGTTACCTCCAAAATCCTTTGGCCATGGTTGGTACTCTATGTGGACCAGCAAGGGAGATTTTATCGTGGAAGCTCAGCCCTTTAGAGCACTTCTTGACTCCTGATGAGAAGTATATGATGGTTGAACAGGTGATGGTTGATGCCACCAACCAGGTAGGCATTGACATCAATTTAGCAGTTAGCCATGAGTGGCTCTTTGCTCCTTTGCAATTTGTTGCAGGTTTAGGACCTAGAAAAGCAGCTTCATTGCAGAGGGCATTAGTAAGAGCTGGTGCAATTTTCAGTCGAAAAGAGTTGACTCTTAATGGGCTTAAAAAGAAGGTATTCATCAATGCTGTTGGGTTTTTACGTGTGCATCGGAGTGGGCTTGCGAGTAATAGCAGCCACATTATACATCTGTTGGATGATACGAGAATTCATCCGGAGTCGTATGAAATTGCAACAGAAATGGCAAAGGAGGTTTATAAACATGAGGTGGAAGTAGATGATGAATCGAATGATTTAGATGAGGATGTGCAGGAAATGGCGATTGAGCATGTCAGAGAGAACCCAAAGGTGCTGAAAACCCTTGATCTTGAGGAATATGCTACATCCAAGGAATTAACTGATAAGCTCCAAACTCTAAATGATATAAAGATGGAACTGTTGCATGGGTTCCAAGACTGGCGCAATCCTTACCAAGAACCTAGTCAGGATGAGGAATTCTATATTATTTCTGGTGAAACTGAGGAAACCCTTGCTGAGGGCCGTCTTGTGCAGGCAACGGTTAGCAGGGTACAAGCACAACGCGCATTCTGTGTGCTTGAATCTGGTTTGAGTGGGATGCTTCATAGGGAGGACTTTTCAGATGATCCAATTGTTAATCTAACTGAGCATCTGAATGAGGGAGAAATACTAACTTGCAAGATTAGAAGTATTCAAAAGCACAAGTACCAGGTGTTTCTGACTTGCAAAGAGAGGGAGTTAAGAAGTAATTCATATCAAAGTTCTCGTAGCCGTGATCCCTACTACCGGGAAGACCCAAGCAGTTTACAGAGTGAGCAGGAGAAAGCTCGTAAGGAGGAGTTAGCAAAGAAGCATTTCAAGCCGAGAATGATTGTTCATCCCCGTTTCCAGAATATTACTGCCGATGAGGCCATGGAG TTCCTTTCCGACAAGGATGTTGGTGAAGCTATTATCCGTCCCAGTTCTAGAGGGCCATCTTTTCTTACTTTAACGTTGAAGATATATGACGGAGTTTATGCTCATAAAGATATAGTTGAAGGTGGGAAAGAACACAAGGATATCACAAGCTTGCTTCGTCTGGGGAAAACCTTAAAAATAGGTCATGACACTTTTGAGGATTTAGATGAG GTTATGGATCGTTATGTTGATCCACTGGTAACACACTTGAAGGCTATGCTTAGTTACCGCAAATTCAAGAAGGGGTCAAAGGCAGAGATTGATGACCTCTTAAGAATTGAGAAATCAGAACATCCAATGAGGATtgtttactgttttggcatttGTCATGAGCATCCTGGTACTTTCATTTTGTCCTATATACGAAGCACAAATCCTCATCACGAGTACATTGGGCTGTATCCCAAGGGATTCAGGTTTCGACAAAAAGATTTTGAGGACATAGACCGCCTTGTGGCATATTTCCAAAGACACATTGATGATCCCCCTCCGGGTTCGACGCCTTCAATTCGATCAGTTGCCGCTATGGTACCAATGAAGAGCCCTGCAACTGGAGGTTCCTCTGGAGGGGTGTCTGTAGGCAGTGGATGGGGGGGTTCGCAAGCTAGCAATGACGGTGGTTGGAGAGGTCATTCATATTCAGACAGAGAGAGATCTTCCACACCAGGTTCGAGAACAG